One part of the Anopheles merus strain MAF chromosome 3L, AmerM5.1, whole genome shotgun sequence genome encodes these proteins:
- the LOC121599696 gene encoding uncharacterized protein K02A2.6-like isoform X1 produces the protein MTKDDVDDYLSYSCKVNKSCVDFKLSELTEEQFKCLIYVCGLKSSSDAEIRMRLINKLNEAQDITLQQIVEQCNSLVNLKQDTVLVEQPSSVQYVANKGSSQQQRHPSGGNKQQDHPRTPCWSCGAMHFHKDCPSRNHKCKDCGKIGHSEGYCACFTSRATTSAPAQKAPWKKQYKRKQHQGQTSKIVTVNHVTQRRKFVSVHLNNIPHRLQIDTGSDITIISHQAWKRIGSPAVKPATCNARTASGDPLQLAAELECSITINNVTKQGKCFVTDPNVNLNVLGIDMMDLFGLWNEPITAFCNQICTPKTTNIAELRSRYPDVFNDKMGLYNKTAVQLTLKGTPTPVFRAKRPVAYMMEAVVEDELHRLENLGIIKKVDFSDWAAPIVVVRKPNGTVRICADFSTGLNNVLESNNYPLPLPEDIFVKMANCVIFSHIDLSDAYLQVPVDEASQPFLTINTHKGLFQFTRLSPGIKSAPGAFQKLMDTMLAGLNSTTGYLDDILVGGRNEDEHQQNLHLVLNRLRDYGFTIRIEKCNFNMRQVKYLGQILDAQGIRPDPDKIAPIVSMPPPHDIPTLRSYLGAINYYGKYVQEMRTLRQPMDQLLKAGMKFHWSTACQRSFDRFREILQSPLLLTHYNPKMEIIVSADASNVGLGARIAHKFPDGSIKAIYHVSRSLTSAESNYSQIEKEALALIFAVTRFHRMIYGRRFILETDHKPLLAIFGAKKGIPTYTANRLQRWALTLLLYDFSINYISTDSFGHADVLSRLINRHVRPDEEMVIANLTFEKSIRSILNESLQAVPLSFKTIQNTTKNDDTLQQIIKFIKEGWPPKTIINDPKILQFYQRRDGLSVVADCIMYGERLVVPPSSRESVLKQLHKGHPGIERMRSIARQYVYWPNVDEDVAHIVKSCIECSSVAKTDRKTTLESWPVPEKAWQRLHLDYAGPVEGYYYLILVDAYSKWPEVMRTKDITTTATLRMLRNIFARHGQPETLVTDNGTQFTSNMFETFCEHYSIVHLKTAPFHPQSNGLAERFVDTFKRALKKITAGGETVEEAIDTFLLCYRSTPCRSSPEGKSPAEHIYKRPIRTALELLRPPSSSHKVHDNKQEKQFNLKHGAKKRHYSPQDLVWAKVYHNNKWSWAHGQVIEQIGSVLYNVWLSSTRKLIRSHCNQLRSRHEAEVSQQEQLATTDVQIPLAILLDNCGLNDEVESETTTSTTLPSEMLADLAPPRQRRRVGSSRNNNQPPAPTRQSSRQRVPPTRYDAYHLY, from the coding sequence ATGACAAAAGATGACGTAGATGATTATCTTTCATATTCCTGTAAAGTGAACAAATCCTGTGTTGATTTTAAACTTTCCGAGTTAACTGAGGAACAGTTTAAATGCTTGATCTACGTATGTGGACTTAAGTCAAGCAGCGATGCAGAGATTCGTATGAGGCTGATCAACAAACTGAACGAAGCACAGGACATCACGCTCCAACAAATCGTCGAACAGTGCAACAGTCTCGTTAACCTCAAACAGGACACTGTGCTTGTAGAGCAACCATCGTCAGTGCAGTACGTTGCTAACAAAGGTTCATCACAGCAACAACGTCATCCCAGCGGAGGAAACAAACAGCAGGATCATCCTCGTACTCCTTGCTGGTCTTGCGGTGCAATGCACTTCCACAAAGATTGTCCGAGTCGAAACCACAAATGCAAAGATTGTGGTAAAATTGGACATTCCGAGGGATACTGCGCCTGTTTCACATCAAGGGCGACCACCAGTGCTCCAGCGCAGAAGGCACCGTGGAAGAAGCAGTACAAGCGGAAGCAACATCAGGGACAGACATCGAAGATAGTGACAGTCAACCATGTCACTCAAAGAAGGAAGTTCGTCTCCGTTCATCTCAACAACATTCCCCATCGACTGCAAATTGACACCGGATCGGACATCACCATCATCTCACATCAGGCATGGAAGCGTATCGGTTCTCCGGCAGTCAAACCAGCCACTTGCAATGCTAGGACAGCGTCGGGCGATCCGTTGCAATTAGCAGCGGAGCTGGAGTGCAGCATCACCATCAATAACGTTACGAAACAGGGTAAGTGTTTTGTAACTGATCCGAATGTCAATCTTAACGTTTTAGGGATTGATATGATGGACCTTTTTGGACTGTGGAACGAGCCAATCACAGCGTTCTGCAACCAGATCTGCACCCCGAAGACGACTAACATAGCAGAACTACGGTCTCGTTATCCAGACGTCTTCAACGACAAAATGGGGTTGTACAACAAGACAGCAGTACAACTTACGTTGAAGGGCACGCCTACACCAGTATTTCGTGCAAAGAGACCCGTTGCGTACATGATGGAAGCTGTTGTTGAAGATGAGCTGCATCGTCTGGAAAATCTTGGCATCATCAAAAAAGTGGACTTTTCTGACTGGGCTGCACCCATCGTCGTGGTACGAAAACCGAACGGCACCGTTCGTATTTGTGCGGATTTCTCGACGGGGTTGAACAACGTGCTGGAGTCGAATAATTATCCTTTACCACTGCCAGAGGATATCTTCGTGAAAATGGCTAACTGCGTCATTTTCAGCCATATTGATTTGTCGGACGCCTACCTACAAGTACCCGTAGACGAAGCAAGCCAACCATTCCTAACCATCAACACCCACAAGGGACTGTTTCAATTCACACGATTGTCACCCGGCATCAAATCAGCGCCAGGGGCATTTCAAAAGTTGATGGATACGATGCTCGCTGGGCTCAATAGCACCACAGGGTACCTGGACGACATATTAGTAGGTGGACGAAACGAAGATGAGCATCAGCAAAACTTACATCTCGTGCTAAACCGTTTGCGAGATTACGGATTTACCATAcgcattgaaaaatgtaatttcAATATGCGCCAAGTCAAATATCTGGGACAAATCCTTGATGCACAAGGAATCCGGCCAGATCCAGATAAAATAGCACCAATTGTGAGCATGCCACCGCCGCACGACATTCCAACGCTGCGATCATACCTTGGAGCCATAAATTATTATGGCAAATATGTCCAAGAAATGCGCACACTCCGTCAGCCCATGGATCAACTTTTGAAGGCAGGTATGAAATTTCATTGGTCCACAGCATGCCAAAGATCATTCGATCGTTTTCGAGAAATTTTACAATCTCCATTACTGCTAACGCATTACAATCCAAAAATGGAGATAATAGTATCTGCAGATGCTTCGAACGTAGGATTGGGTGCTCGCATTGCTCACAAGTTTCCTGATGGATCAATTAAAGCCATTTACCATGTGTCGCGTAGCTTAACATCAGCTGAAAGTAACTATagccaaattgaaaaagaGGCGCTGGCTTTGATATTTGCGGTTACACGCTTTCACAGAATGATTTATGGGCGTCGATTCATTCTGGAAACAGATCACAAACCTTTATTGGCTATTTTTGGTGCAAAGAAGGGTATACCAACGTATACAGCAAATCGTTTACAACGATGGGCATTAACCCTTCTGCTCTACGATTTTTCGATTAACTATATCTCTACAGATAGTTTTGGTCACGCCGACGTATTATCACGTCTTATCAATCGACATGTGCGGCCAGATGAAGAGATGGTCATAGCTAATCTCACTTTCGAAAAAAGTATTCGGAGCATCTTAAACGAATCACTGCAAGCAGTCCCATTGTCGTTCAAGACAATTCAAAATACAACCAAAAATGATGATACCTTACaacaaatcatcaagttcATTAAGGAAGGTTGGCCACCTAAAACCATCATAAACGATCCTAAAATCCTACAATTTTATCAACGACGAGATGGACTGTCTGTCGTAGCAGATTGTATTATGTATGGAGAGAGATTGGTCGTGCCTCCCAGTTCCAGGGAAAGTGTCCTCAAGCAGCTACACAAGGGACACCCTGGTATCGAACGCATGCGCTCGATCGCACGGCAGTATGTGTACTGGCCAAACGTCGATGAAGACGTTGCACATATCGTAAAATCGTGTATCGAATGTTCTAGTGTTGCGAAAACAGATAGAAAAACAACTCTTGAATCCTGGCCAGTTCCGGAAAAAGCATGGCAAAGGCTACATCTCGATTATGCAGGGCCTGTTGAAGGTTACTACTATCTGATTCTGGTTGACGCATACTCTAAGTGGCCAGAAGTGATGCGCACTAAAGACATCACCACAACCGCAACATTGCGCATGCTCCGCAATATTTTCGCAAGACACGGACAACCTGAAACATTGGTCACTGATAATGGTACACAATTTACCAGTAATATGTTCGAAACATTTTGTGAGCACTATAGTATTGTGCATTTGAAGACTGCTCCCTTTCATCCGCAGTCAAACGGACTAGCAGAAAGATTCGTCGACACATTCAAGAGAGCCCTTAAAAAAATTACAGCCGGGGGGGAAACGGTAGAAGAAGCTATCGACACCTTTCTGCTGTGCTATCGTTCAACACCATGTCGTAGTTCACCGGAAGGAAAATCACCAGCTGAGCACATTTATAAAAGACCAATACGAACAGCTCTCGAATTATTACGTCCACCCTCTTCATCGCACAAAGTCCATGATAACAAACAAGAAAAGCAGTTCAATCTCAAACACGGAGCAAAGAAGCGGCATTACTCCCCTCAGGATTTAGTGTGGGCTAAAGTGTACCATAACAACAAATGGAGTTGGGCTCATGGGCAAGTTATTGAGCAAATTGGTAGTGTGCTGTACAATGTATGGTTGTCATCAACGAGGAAGCTCATTCGATCGCATTGTAATCAGCTACGAAGTCGACATGAAGCAGAAGTTTCCCAGCAAGAGCAACTAGCAACTACAGACGTTCAGATACCGCTGGCGATACTTCTCGATAATTGTGGTCTTAACGATGAagtagaaagtgaaaccacAACATCCACAACACTCCCATCAGAAATGTTGGCAGACCTGGCACCACCACGTCAACGACGCCGTGTTGGATCATCACGTAACAACAATCAACCACCGGCACCTACACGTCAATCATCCAGACAACGCGTACCACCAACTAGATACGACGCGTATCATCTTTACTAA
- the LOC121599697 gene encoding calpain-7-like: MTSEGEIRSILGRALDADEAGRKDEAIDLYGQAVEKILRLEDREKREKLNKFAKQALDRAEELKGIRHQVSGQAAPQSSRHSPTALQPVKSSSALVSPSRAGPALEISGARHAYTNEEKKVLEHTSHINAKVYVPFMDIDLLEKFHFPMPFTDKDGPLELAPKQKRDFVSWVRVSELCEQPQLIVGDHADFYSIRQTVVSDCSFVASLAVASQFEKKFRRRILTSIIYPRNSKDEPIYNPSGKYTIRMHVNGIPRKVVIDDYLPLGRYNQLLCSYSSNKSEFWVSLLEKAYMKLMGGYDFPGSNSNIDLHALTGWIPERALVKSDEPDFNADAVFNRLQEGLSMGRCLVTVATGELTDAEAERTGLVSTHAYAVLDMREVDGVKLLQLKNPWSHLRWRGNYSELDVVHWTPELQRTLGYDPKLAATYDNGVFWIDYRSIMNFFDVFYLNWDPALFQYTYCIHQAWSAGIGPTKDAYNVGDNPQFSLTVPAGRGSVWILLTRHITSIEDFRENHEYITVLVYNSNGRRVYYPTDPPPYIDGVRINSPHYLCKIRLDPGAERRYTLVVSQYEKTATIYYSLRAYSRTRFELKPLGPQYTTVENLSGEWKGRTAGGCQNHPLTYKNNPLYRLHIGPADTSDLVIELRGPKVYQVGLELTVASLADETVTAPFVSQKTGVYRSGFCVLDLAGIPAGVYQVRPSTFLPDQESPFFLKVKSTTNVVIEKLA; this comes from the exons ATGACCAGTGAAGGTGAGATACGTTCCATCCTTGGCCGTGCATTGGACGCGGACGAGGCGGGCAGGAAGGATGAAGCGATCGATCTGTACGGCCAGGCGGTGGAGAAAATCCTTCGCCTCGAGGACCGAGAAAAGCGCGAAAAGTTGAATAAATTTGCCAAGCAGGCGCTGGACCGGGCGGAGGAGCTGAAGGGTATCCGGCATCAGGTATCAGGGCAGGCCGCACCACAATCCAGTCGTCATTCGCCCACCGCTTTGCAGCCAGTGAAAAGCAGTTCAGCATTGG TAAGCCCGTCACGTGCCGGTCCAGCGCTAGAGATTAGCGGAGCTCGCCATGCGTACACGAACGAGGAGAAGAAGGTGCTGGAGCATACGTCCCATATCAATGCGAAAGTGTACGTCCCGTTTATGGATATAGATTTGCTGGAAAAGTTCCACTTCCCGATGCCCTTCACCGACAAGGATGGGCCGCTAGAGTTGGCCCCGAAGCAGAAGCGTGACTTTGTCAGCTGGGTGCGGGTGAGCGAGCTGTGCGAGCAGCCGCAACTGATCGTCGGCGATCATGCGGACTTTTACAGCATCCGGCAGACGGTCGTGTCGGACTGTAGCTTCGTTGCGTCGCTGGCGGTCGCGTCCCAGTTCGAGAAGAAGTTCCGCCGGCGCATCCTCACCTCGATCATCTATCCGCGCAACAGCAAGGACGAGCCGATCTACAATCCGAGCGGCAAGTACACGATACGCATGCACGTGAACGGTATACCGCGGAAGGTCGTGATCGACGACTATCTGCCGCTCGGCCGGTACAACCAACTGCTGTGCTCGTACTCGAGCAACAAGAGCGAGTTCTGGGTGTCGCTGCTGGAGAAGGCGTACATGAAGCTGATGGGTGGGTACGATTTCCCCGGCTCCAACAGT AACATCGATCTGCACGCACTGACGGGATGGATACCGGAGCGGGCGCTGGTAAAATCGGACGAACCGGACTTTAACGCGGACGCCGTGTTTAACCGGCTGCAGGAAGGGCTTAGCATGGGCCGCTGTCTGGTGACGGTGGCAACGGGCGAGCTGACGGATGCGGAAGCCGAACGGACCGGGCTGGTTTCAACGCACGCCTACGCCGTGCTCGATATGCGCGAAGTGGATGGCGTAaagctgctgcagctaaaGAACCCCTGGTCCCATCTGCGGTGGCGTGGTAACTACTCCGAGCTGGATGTCGTGCACTGGACGCCGGAGCTGCAGCGCACGCTCGGGTACGATCCGAAGCTGGCGGCGACATACGATAATGGCGTGTTTTGGATCGACTACCGTTCGATCATGAACTTTTTCGACGTGTTCTACCTGAACTGGGATCCGGCACTGTTTCAGTACACGTACTGCATTCACCAGGCGTGGAGTGCGGGCATTGGCCCGACAAAGGACGCGTACAACGTGGGCGACAATCCGCAGTTTAGCTTGACGGTGCCGGCTGGCCGCGGCTCTGTTTGGATACTGCTTACGCGCCACATCACGAGCATCGAGGACTTTAGGGAAAACCACGAATACATCACCGTGCTGGTGTACAACAGCAATGGCAGGCGTGTTTACTATCCTACCGATCCGCCACCGTACATCGATGGGGTGCGCATCAACAGCCCGCATTATCTGTGCAAGATACGGCTCGATCCGGGCGCGGAACGGCGCTACACGCTCGTGGTGTCGCAGTACGAAAAGACGGCCACCATCTACTACTCGCTGCGGGCGTACAGCAGGACCAGGTTTGAGCTGAAACCGCTCGGGCCGCAGTACACGACGGTGGAAAAT CTGAGCGGCGAATGGAAGGGACGAACGGCCGGTGGCTGCCAGAACCATCCGCTCACGTACAAAAACAATCCACTGTACCGGCTGCACATTGGGCCGGCCGATACCAGCGATCTGGTGATTGAGCTGCGCGGCCCGAAGGTGTACCAGGTGGGGCTGGAGCTGACGGTGGCGTCGCTGGCGGATGAGACGGTAACGGCACCGTTTGTGTCGCAAAAAACGGGTGTCTACCGGTCGGGCTTCTGTGTGCTGGATCTGGCCGGTATACCGGCGGGCGTGTACCAGGTAAGGCCGTCCACCTTTCTGCCCGACCAGGAGTCGCCCTTCTTTCTCAAGGTGAAATCAACGACGAACGTGGTGATAGAGAAGCTGGCGTAG
- the LOC121599696 gene encoding uncharacterized protein LOC121599696 isoform X2 — MEGAQENNSDAGGGESSKNVSEAILKILANQQSLMSSMAQQLQLTNQSIQKFTHVEVVLDSLSTNFSIGMLATLTTREK; from the exons ATGGAAGGTGCTCAAGAAAACAATTCTGATGCAGGCGGAGGAGAGTCATCAAAGAATGTGTCGGAAGCGATACTGAAAATTCTCGCCAACCAGCAGAGCCTCATGTCTTCTATGGCACAACAGCTTCAATTGACGAATCAATCCATACAAAAGTTCACACATGTGGAGGTTGTACTTGACTCATTATCAA CGAACTTTTCGATCGGGATGCTTGCAACCTTGACAACGCGGGAAAAGTGA